In a genomic window of [Empedobacter] haloabium:
- a CDS encoding MBL fold metallo-hydrolase → MNQHEPLYYLRDDAYFEPLLHKWYVWPYLLPPVTAAMNLTGRNLRLMKSFVANAQLHIAASQNRGLAGGDFVNCSADQIDDVRRLIEELEQDNRDYFDLRQGVTALNALLETQTGMSMEQLYGQVPDVLRGYVELVYDMNHHASFRLIEGLLYAGPLYKRAGQSVSFGLLSRVEQRPFVLSSPRLPDGNHLHADVRLDDPWLDRVFALRTVPASQATLDALFAQQRLTGGLDYQSLFTTTPPSRVHAAPRDGVRVTYVGHAGLLVETADVAVLVDPVIASRDGKHDDAIVSYSELPAFIDYVCITHTHMDHTCIETLLQLRHKIGTVLVPKNSGGNLVDPSIKLMLQALGLPVRELEDMERIACAGGHILAVPFLGEHADLNIRSKTAWYFELHGRRIFAGADAASLDERLYQRIHAITGDLDMLFIGMECVGAPMSWLYGALFTKPVPRAVNESRRFNGSDFALASRLVDIFRPRHVGIYALGMEPWFRYFMGVDYDDDARQIVESDQLLRFCGERDVPAERLAAKRVWNLEPKS, encoded by the coding sequence ATGAACCAACACGAGCCCCTGTATTACCTGCGCGACGACGCCTACTTCGAACCGCTGCTGCACAAGTGGTATGTGTGGCCCTACCTGCTGCCGCCCGTGACGGCGGCCATGAACCTCACCGGCCGCAACCTGCGCCTGATGAAGTCCTTCGTCGCCAACGCCCAGCTGCACATCGCGGCCAGCCAGAACCGCGGCCTGGCGGGCGGCGACTTCGTCAACTGCAGCGCCGACCAGATCGACGACGTGCGCCGGCTGATCGAAGAGTTGGAACAGGACAATCGCGACTACTTCGACCTGCGCCAGGGCGTCACGGCATTGAACGCATTGCTGGAAACGCAGACCGGCATGTCGATGGAACAGTTGTACGGCCAGGTTCCGGACGTACTGCGCGGGTACGTGGAACTGGTGTACGACATGAACCATCATGCCTCGTTCCGCCTGATCGAAGGCCTGCTGTACGCCGGCCCGCTGTACAAGCGCGCAGGGCAGAGCGTGTCGTTCGGCCTGTTGTCGCGGGTCGAGCAACGTCCCTTCGTCCTCAGCTCCCCCCGCCTGCCGGACGGTAATCACCTGCATGCCGACGTCCGGCTCGACGATCCCTGGCTGGACCGCGTGTTCGCGCTGCGCACCGTGCCGGCATCGCAGGCGACGCTCGACGCGCTGTTCGCGCAGCAGCGCCTGACGGGCGGGCTGGATTACCAGAGCCTGTTCACCACCACGCCGCCGTCGCGCGTGCATGCCGCGCCGCGGGATGGCGTGCGCGTCACCTATGTCGGCCACGCCGGGCTGCTGGTGGAAACGGCGGATGTCGCCGTGCTGGTCGATCCCGTCATCGCCAGCCGCGACGGCAAGCACGACGACGCCATCGTCAGCTACAGCGAACTGCCGGCGTTCATCGACTACGTCTGCATCACCCACACGCACATGGACCACACCTGCATCGAAACGCTGCTGCAGCTGCGCCACAAGATCGGCACGGTGCTGGTACCGAAGAACAGTGGCGGCAACCTGGTCGACCCGTCGATCAAGCTGATGCTGCAGGCCCTTGGCCTGCCGGTACGTGAGCTGGAGGACATGGAGCGCATCGCGTGTGCCGGCGGCCATATCCTGGCGGTGCCGTTCCTGGGCGAACACGCGGACCTGAACATCCGCTCGAAGACGGCCTGGTACTTCGAACTGCACGGTCGCCGCATCTTCGCCGGTGCCGACGCCGCCAGCCTGGACGAGCGGTTGTACCAGCGCATCCACGCCATCACGGGCGATCTCGACATGCTGTTCATCGGCATGGAGTGCGTCGGCGCGCCCATGAGCTGGCTGTATGGCGCGCTGTTCACCAAGCCCGTCCCCCGTGCCGTCAACGAATCGCGCCGCTTCAACGGCTCCGACTTCGCGCTGGCCAGCCGGCTGGTGGACATTTTCCGCCCACGCCACGTGGGCATCTATGCACTGGGGATGGAGCCGTGGTTCCGCTACTTCATGGGCGTGGACTACGACGACGACGCGCGCCAGATCGTCGAATCGGACCAGCTGTTGCGCTTCTGCGGTGAGCGCGACGTCCCTGCTGAACGCCTCGCCGCCAAGCGCGTGTGGAACCTCGAACCGAAGAGCTGA
- a CDS encoding homoserine O-succinyltransferase codes for MNPLHVGVLNFMPNAQAYGRSVAAALQCADVPVELHSVRLRSHAYRSSGGDVAHYPDFEELTARVALDLLLVTGAPVEHLPYEQIHYFPELCAIFHEAERRRIGVMGICFGALALARYLGHDKRLMAQKVFGVHEVQACPGAERYLGSGNRTLQLPLSTWALLDPAGGLPGARPVKPLLRHREYGDLMLATEDEQLVMMLGHPEYTADMLYREWLRDRDDPANTYTAAHEHESFRHMELLLSQGGSPVLANWIRSHVRATAQAA; via the coding sequence ATGAACCCGCTGCACGTAGGGGTGCTCAATTTCATGCCGAACGCGCAGGCGTACGGTCGCAGCGTCGCGGCCGCGCTGCAATGTGCCGACGTGCCCGTCGAGCTGCATTCGGTCCGGCTGCGCTCGCATGCGTACCGCAGCAGTGGCGGCGACGTCGCCCACTATCCGGATTTCGAGGAGCTGACGGCACGCGTCGCGCTCGACCTGTTGCTGGTGACAGGGGCGCCGGTCGAACACCTGCCGTACGAGCAGATTCACTATTTCCCCGAGCTGTGCGCGATCTTCCATGAAGCGGAGCGGCGCCGCATCGGCGTGATGGGCATCTGTTTCGGTGCGTTGGCGCTGGCACGATACCTGGGACACGACAAGCGCCTGATGGCACAGAAGGTCTTCGGCGTGCACGAGGTGCAAGCCTGCCCCGGCGCCGAGCGCTATCTGGGGAGCGGAAACAGGACATTGCAGCTGCCCCTCAGCACCTGGGCCCTGCTGGACCCGGCGGGCGGCCTGCCCGGCGCGCGCCCGGTCAAGCCGCTGCTGCGCCATCGCGAATACGGCGACCTGATGCTCGCGACCGAGGACGAACAGCTCGTCATGATGCTGGGCCACCCCGAGTACACGGCCGACATGCTGTACCGCGAATGGCTGCGCGACCGCGACGATCCCGCCAATACCTACACCGCGGCGCACGAGCACGAGTCCTTCCGCCACATGGAGCTTCTTCTCAGCCAGGGCGGCAGCCCGGTGCTGGCCAACTGGATCCGCAGCCACGTCCGTGCCACGGCGCAGGCTGCATGA
- a CDS encoding non-ribosomal peptide synthetase — protein sequence MFDVLRHRASAAGTADRPAFTYLNDGESVSGALSYAQLDAAAQRLAAHLQQVTSPGDRVLLVYPPSLDYIVAFYACVYAGVTAVPALPPANPRALPRLRLQAEDAQPSAALTSAAIRATIVDGAAGDDALRRCHWLATDALDETAPPWREPSVRASDIVFLQYTSGSTGAPKGVMVSHASLLANVALSQQLYGMRGDDVFVSWLPPHHDFGLIGTIVSPVYVGCHSVQFPPAAFLMRPHRWLKLIAAYRARITGAPNFAYQLCAQRVTPAQRAGLDLSCLEVAVNGAERIRMETVREFAAAFADCGLRPEAMVPAYGMAECVLLACAAMDKRPGALPHSRHLSKAALERNVVTDSAGAADEIEIACTGAAVNGAHRIVCVEPDSRVALPDNAVGEVWISGPSVADGYWGKPDASAAVFGAALAGGPGRWLRTGDLGFVADGRLYITGRIKEMMIFNGRNVYPQDVEITVEKLDTAFRPSGCAVFAVEDDATTALVVVQELEARQQAYTATLVARLREALAERHDILDLAGVVLVKAGRIPRTSSGKLQRVACRQLYLEGALDPIWSWRREDDSVAAVAGAVAPAEQRMLAIWQELFEQAPLALDDNFFRLGGHSLLATQLIGAVNAAFGVQLPLRVVFHAPTPRAMAAAVGDAAAGGATDVLAPAGHAGLAPLSFAQQRFWFLDQYQPGNPFYNIPLALALTGAVDAALLERALNALVARHDTLRTSFPADGGVPRQHVAAQLALPLTIVDLAALPVAEAEARTERIVRAEAAQPFDLTAGPLLRASLVSIADTRHVLLLTLHHIVHDGWSTPVLLGELRRIYAALRDSQAAALPAPALQYADYAVWEQRRWQGEALAAALAFWRANLADASPLLALPTDRPRANVMAHEGRAWQTRVPAALVRDLNRLAASSNATLFMVLTAALNAVLYRYSGQTDFAIGALSANRPAGTEHMPGNFVNVVPLRARVHGDDTFAALLADTAANLLAAYDCQLPFELILQHVVSERSPAYTPYAQVVLNYHSEFEGQEQAALAPDGDALHIEGRHAASVQYAAFDLKIEMNRVGAELDLVFEYSTALFDQATIARLAGHYVRVLEQVGADAQARVAALALLSEGELAALSAQWQSARHDYPRTANLATLLEQQAARTPDAPAVACAGTVLTYAQLHGRANRLAHLLRARGVGPDVLVGVCVERSLDMVVAVLAVVKAGGAYLPLDPNYPAARLAYMLEDAAPALVLTQQHLAARLPAQAPAIVIDADHTAHPDSAPAPVGGPDDLAYVIYTSGSTGKPKGAMVQRQGVLNLLTWFVREYAIGAADRVLLVSSFSFDLTQKNIFGILLVGGELHLMADDYAPERIGAYAGTAGITLINCAPSAFYPLLADGGAARMASLRAVFLGGEPIQVGLLRAAYRDVATPPLVHNTYGPTEASDVVSHYAWHPHEPVTTLPIGRAIANTRLYVLDGGRQLVPQGAVGELYVGGDGVGRGYLHRPELTAERFLPDPFAGQPGARMYRTGDLVRSLPDGVLEYLGRIDHQVKVRGLRIELGEIEEALAALPAIDQALVLACDDLAADVRLVAYLVGVDAQAALDPVALRAALTQTLPQYMLPSHFVQLPAFPLSPNGKVDRAALPRPVQDLHAPFVAPSGATEQALAQIWAEVLKCADVGRADDFFQLGGHSLLATQVMSHVRARLGVDLPLRTLFEYPTLAALGEQIDRADKAASGPLALAAGDGAAAGALAPLSYAQQRLWVLQKLGENPAVYNLPFAVELEGAVDVPALQHALDLLARRHAALRTAFVTVDGEPLCAVAAHAALPLQTASLADAAPQAVHDWLVAAAQVPFDLECAPLARATLLHVAPARHVLLLVMHHIIADGWSIGVLSRELSVLYNAARRGVPAALPALPLQYSDYARWQRSRAEEGAFDNQLAYWRDRLAHAPAMLALPLDHPRPALPALRGDVLAFTVEPGLLAGLRRLAREGQASLFMVLSAAFGVLLGRYSGQRDLCIGTPIANRHHGELEGLVGFFVNTLVLRLTLEPAHGFEALLAQVRETVLQAFANQDLPFEQVVAASAGARQAGQTPLFQAMLALQNAPQDEVALEALSGRVLDVHNGGAKFDLTLDITPRGDRLDCRFEYDCALFERATVARLADNLLTLLASIVAAPQAPLQTLALLAPAEQALLARLGAGTPAGAAPLVHRAFESHAARNPDAVALTHEGTTLTYAELNARADTLARALTAAGVGPDSRVVLYAERGIGLITGVLAILKAGGAYVPFDPAYPRERLAYMAQDCMPAALVTEPALLAEAQALGPALAAVPCCLIEAGGAQPGAAPAPASGAAVGPGHLAYMIYTSGSTGQPKGVQVEHGGLASLAADQNRALAIGPGSRVLQFASISFDASIWEIVMALASGAALVSAPRAALMPGAPLLAFLGEQNISHALLPPSVLAIMADDERLAPMTLLVGGEACPPSVAAHWGRRHRFVNAYGPSEITVCATTWHYDGRAGGAIPIGRPLAGTRIHILDEAGQPVPVGAVGEIHIGGVGVARGYLNRPDLTAQRFLAEPGHPDTRLYRTGDLGRWDAAGMLHYAGRNDFQVKVRGFRIELGEIEAVLRAQPALADAAVIARAGADGQQRLLAYVVPRADTAPEPAALRSALLARLPDYMVPGAFIALPALPQTPNGKLDRDALPLPDDDALARQAFVPPQDGIERRLADIWQGVLGVAAVGRFDHFFELGGHSLALTKLSFLVQEAFGVTLSLGQLYQLQQLAQQADHIAAALATASRKKVLVLDLDDEEEAA from the coding sequence TTGTTCGACGTCCTCCGCCATCGTGCCAGCGCCGCCGGCACGGCGGACCGGCCGGCCTTCACCTATCTGAACGATGGTGAATCGGTCAGCGGTGCGCTCAGTTATGCCCAGCTCGACGCCGCGGCGCAGCGCCTGGCGGCGCACCTGCAGCAGGTCACCAGCCCGGGCGACCGCGTGCTGCTCGTGTATCCGCCCAGCCTGGACTACATCGTCGCCTTCTATGCCTGCGTGTACGCCGGTGTCACCGCCGTGCCCGCGCTGCCGCCGGCCAATCCGCGTGCCCTGCCGCGGCTGCGGCTGCAGGCGGAAGACGCCCAGCCCAGCGCGGCCCTGACCAGCGCCGCGATCCGCGCCACGATCGTCGATGGCGCGGCGGGCGACGACGCGCTGCGCCGCTGCCACTGGCTGGCGACCGATGCGCTGGACGAGACGGCGCCGCCATGGCGCGAGCCGTCGGTGCGTGCCAGCGACATCGTGTTCCTGCAGTACACCTCGGGTTCGACCGGTGCGCCCAAAGGCGTCATGGTGAGCCATGCCAGCCTGCTGGCCAACGTCGCCCTCAGCCAGCAGCTGTACGGCATGCGCGGCGACGACGTGTTCGTCTCGTGGCTGCCGCCGCACCACGACTTCGGCCTGATCGGCACGATCGTCTCGCCGGTCTATGTCGGCTGCCACAGCGTGCAGTTCCCGCCCGCCGCGTTCCTGATGCGCCCGCACCGCTGGCTCAAGCTCATCGCGGCATACCGCGCCCGCATCACCGGCGCGCCCAACTTCGCCTACCAGTTGTGCGCGCAGCGCGTCACGCCGGCGCAGCGTGCCGGCCTCGATCTGTCCTGCCTCGAGGTCGCGGTCAACGGCGCCGAGCGTATCCGCATGGAGACGGTACGGGAGTTCGCCGCCGCCTTCGCCGACTGCGGCCTGAGGCCGGAAGCGATGGTGCCGGCGTATGGCATGGCCGAGTGTGTGCTGCTGGCTTGCGCGGCGATGGACAAGCGGCCGGGCGCCTTGCCGCACAGCCGCCATCTCAGCAAGGCGGCGCTGGAGCGCAACGTCGTGACCGACAGCGCCGGCGCGGCGGACGAGATCGAGATTGCCTGCACGGGCGCGGCCGTCAACGGCGCGCACCGCATCGTTTGCGTCGAGCCGGACAGCCGCGTGGCGCTGCCGGACAACGCGGTCGGCGAAGTCTGGATCAGCGGCCCATCCGTCGCCGATGGCTACTGGGGCAAGCCGGACGCCAGCGCGGCGGTATTCGGCGCCGCGCTGGCCGGTGGCCCCGGCCGCTGGTTGCGCACGGGCGACCTGGGATTCGTCGCCGATGGCCGCCTGTACATCACGGGCCGCATCAAGGAAATGATGATCTTTAACGGCCGCAACGTCTATCCGCAGGACGTCGAGATCACGGTCGAGAAGCTCGATACCGCTTTCCGGCCCAGCGGCTGCGCCGTGTTCGCGGTGGAGGACGACGCCACGACCGCGCTGGTCGTCGTGCAGGAGCTCGAGGCGCGCCAGCAGGCCTACACGGCCACGCTGGTGGCCCGACTGCGCGAGGCGCTGGCCGAGCGCCACGACATCCTCGACCTGGCCGGTGTCGTGCTGGTCAAGGCGGGCCGCATTCCACGCACCTCCAGCGGCAAGCTGCAGCGCGTGGCGTGCCGCCAGCTGTATCTGGAAGGCGCCCTCGATCCCATCTGGAGCTGGCGCCGTGAAGACGACAGCGTGGCCGCGGTGGCGGGTGCCGTCGCACCCGCCGAGCAGCGCATGCTGGCGATCTGGCAGGAGCTGTTCGAGCAGGCGCCGCTGGCGCTGGACGACAATTTCTTCCGCCTGGGCGGCCACTCGCTGCTGGCGACCCAGCTGATCGGTGCCGTCAACGCGGCATTCGGCGTGCAGCTGCCGCTGCGGGTCGTGTTCCACGCGCCGACCCCGCGGGCGATGGCCGCGGCGGTCGGTGACGCGGCCGCGGGCGGCGCCACCGATGTGCTGGCGCCGGCCGGGCACGCGGGTCTGGCGCCGCTGTCGTTCGCCCAGCAGCGTTTCTGGTTCCTCGACCAGTACCAGCCCGGCAACCCGTTCTACAACATCCCGCTGGCGCTCGCGCTGACGGGCGCCGTCGATGCCGCACTGCTGGAACGGGCGCTGAACGCGCTGGTCGCGCGGCATGACACGCTGCGTACCAGCTTCCCCGCCGACGGCGGCGTGCCGCGGCAGCACGTGGCGGCGCAGCTGGCGCTGCCGCTGACCATCGTCGACCTGGCCGCGCTGCCGGTCGCCGAGGCCGAGGCGCGCACCGAACGCATCGTGCGTGCCGAGGCCGCGCAGCCATTCGACCTGACGGCCGGTCCATTGCTGCGAGCCAGTCTGGTGTCGATTGCCGATACGCGCCATGTGCTGCTGCTGACGTTGCACCACATCGTGCACGACGGCTGGTCCACGCCGGTGCTGCTGGGCGAACTGCGCCGCATCTACGCGGCGCTGCGCGACAGTCAGGCCGCGGCCCTGCCTGCGCCGGCCTTGCAGTACGCCGACTATGCCGTGTGGGAGCAGCGCCGCTGGCAGGGCGAGGCGCTGGCCGCGGCGCTGGCATTCTGGCGCGCCAACCTGGCCGACGCCTCGCCGCTGCTGGCGCTGCCGACCGACCGGCCGCGCGCCAATGTGATGGCGCACGAAGGCCGGGCATGGCAGACGCGCGTGCCGGCGGCACTGGTGCGCGACCTGAACCGGCTTGCCGCCAGCTCGAACGCGACGCTGTTCATGGTGCTGACCGCGGCGTTGAACGCCGTGCTGTACCGCTATTCCGGCCAGACCGATTTCGCCATCGGCGCCCTGTCGGCCAACCGCCCGGCAGGTACCGAGCACATGCCGGGCAACTTCGTCAACGTGGTGCCGCTGCGTGCCCGCGTGCACGGCGACGATACGTTCGCGGCGCTGCTTGCCGATACGGCGGCGAACCTGCTGGCCGCCTACGACTGCCAGCTGCCGTTCGAGTTGATCCTGCAGCACGTGGTGTCCGAGCGCAGCCCGGCCTACACGCCCTATGCGCAGGTGGTACTGAATTACCACAGCGAGTTCGAAGGCCAGGAACAGGCGGCGCTGGCACCGGACGGCGACGCGCTCCACATCGAAGGCCGCCACGCGGCCAGCGTCCAGTACGCGGCGTTCGACCTGAAGATCGAGATGAACCGCGTCGGCGCCGAGCTGGACCTGGTGTTCGAGTACAGCACGGCGCTGTTCGACCAAGCGACGATCGCCCGGCTGGCCGGCCACTACGTGCGCGTGCTCGAACAGGTCGGCGCCGATGCCCAGGCGCGTGTCGCCGCGCTGGCGCTGCTGTCGGAAGGTGAGCTGGCGGCGCTGTCGGCGCAGTGGCAGTCCGCCCGCCACGATTACCCGCGCACGGCCAACCTGGCCACGCTGCTGGAGCAGCAGGCCGCGCGCACGCCGGATGCGCCGGCGGTGGCTTGCGCCGGCACGGTGCTGACGTACGCCCAGTTGCACGGCCGGGCCAACCGCCTGGCCCACCTGCTGCGCGCGCGCGGCGTCGGGCCGGACGTGCTGGTGGGCGTCTGCGTCGAGCGTTCGCTCGACATGGTCGTGGCCGTGCTGGCCGTCGTCAAGGCCGGCGGTGCCTACCTGCCGCTCGACCCGAACTATCCGGCCGCGCGCCTCGCATACATGCTGGAAGACGCCGCCCCGGCGCTGGTGCTGACGCAACAGCACCTGGCCGCGCGCCTGCCGGCGCAGGCGCCGGCCATCGTGATCGACGCCGATCACACGGCACACCCGGACAGCGCACCGGCTCCGGTGGGCGGGCCGGACGACCTGGCATACGTCATCTACACGTCCGGTTCGACCGGCAAGCCGAAGGGCGCCATGGTGCAGCGCCAGGGCGTGCTGAACCTGCTGACGTGGTTCGTGCGCGAGTACGCCATCGGCGCGGCCGATCGCGTGCTGCTGGTGTCGTCCTTCAGCTTCGACCTGACGCAGAAGAACATCTTCGGCATCCTGCTGGTCGGCGGCGAGCTGCACCTGATGGCGGACGACTACGCGCCGGAACGCATCGGCGCCTATGCGGGGACCGCCGGGATCACGCTGATCAACTGCGCGCCCAGCGCGTTCTATCCGCTGCTGGCCGACGGCGGCGCGGCGCGCATGGCGTCGCTGCGCGCCGTCTTCCTGGGCGGCGAGCCGATCCAGGTCGGCCTGCTGCGCGCGGCATACCGCGACGTCGCCACGCCACCACTGGTGCACAACACGTACGGCCCGACCGAGGCCTCCGATGTCGTGTCGCACTACGCCTGGCACCCGCATGAGCCGGTGACGACGCTGCCGATCGGCCGGGCGATCGCCAACACCCGCCTGTATGTGCTCGATGGCGGCCGCCAGCTGGTGCCGCAAGGCGCCGTGGGCGAGCTGTATGTGGGCGGCGACGGGGTCGGGCGCGGCTATCTGCACCGTCCCGAACTGACCGCCGAACGGTTCCTGCCCGATCCGTTTGCCGGGCAGCCAGGCGCGCGCATGTACCGCACCGGCGACCTGGTGCGCTCCCTGCCGGACGGCGTGCTGGAATACCTGGGCCGTATCGATCACCAGGTCAAGGTGCGTGGCCTGCGCATCGAGCTCGGGGAAATCGAAGAGGCGCTGGCGGCGCTGCCGGCCATCGACCAGGCACTGGTGCTCGCCTGCGACGATCTGGCCGCCGATGTGCGCCTGGTCGCCTACCTGGTCGGCGTCGATGCGCAGGCCGCGCTCGATCCCGTCGCACTGCGTGCGGCGCTGACGCAAACCCTGCCGCAGTACATGCTGCCGTCGCATTTCGTCCAGCTGCCGGCGTTCCCGTTGAGCCCCAACGGCAAGGTGGACCGGGCCGCGTTGCCGCGACCCGTACAGGACCTGCATGCACCGTTCGTCGCGCCGAGCGGCGCCACCGAGCAGGCGCTCGCGCAAATCTGGGCGGAGGTGCTGAAGTGTGCCGACGTGGGTCGCGCCGACGACTTCTTCCAGCTGGGCGGCCACTCGCTGCTGGCCACGCAGGTGATGTCGCATGTGCGCGCGCGCCTTGGCGTCGACCTGCCGCTGCGCACCCTGTTCGAATACCCGACGCTGGCGGCACTGGGCGAGCAGATCGACCGCGCCGACAAGGCCGCGAGCGGCCCGCTGGCCCTGGCCGCCGGCGACGGCGCCGCGGCGGGCGCGTTGGCGCCGCTGTCGTATGCGCAGCAGCGCCTGTGGGTGCTGCAGAAGCTGGGCGAGAATCCGGCCGTCTACAACCTGCCGTTCGCCGTCGAGCTCGAGGGGGCGGTCGACGTGCCCGCGTTGCAGCACGCGCTGGACCTGCTGGCGCGGCGGCACGCGGCGTTGCGTACCGCCTTCGTCACCGTCGACGGCGAGCCGCTGTGCGCGGTGGCCGCCCATGCCGCGTTGCCGCTGCAGACCGCCAGCCTGGCCGACGCGGCGCCGCAGGCGGTGCACGACTGGCTGGTCGCCGCGGCGCAGGTGCCGTTCGACCTGGAGTGCGCGCCACTGGCGCGTGCGACCCTGTTGCACGTCGCGCCGGCCCGGCACGTGCTGCTGCTGGTCATGCACCACATCATTGCCGACGGCTGGTCGATCGGTGTCCTGAGCCGCGAACTGTCGGTGCTGTACAACGCCGCCCGCCGTGGTGTGCCGGCGGCACTGCCGGCCTTGCCGCTCCAGTACAGCGATTATGCCCGCTGGCAGCGCAGCCGCGCGGAAGAGGGCGCGTTCGACAATCAGCTGGCTTACTGGCGCGACCGCCTGGCGCACGCGCCCGCCATGCTGGCCTTGCCGCTGGACCATCCGCGTCCGGCCCTGCCGGCCCTGCGCGGCGACGTGCTGGCTTTCACCGTCGAACCGGGCCTGCTGGCAGGCCTGCGGCGCCTGGCGCGCGAAGGGCAGGCGAGCCTGTTCATGGTACTGAGCGCCGCCTTCGGTGTGCTGCTGGGCCGCTACTCCGGCCAGCGCGACCTGTGCATCGGCACGCCGATCGCCAACCGCCATCATGGCGAGCTGGAAGGATTGGTCGGCTTCTTCGTCAACACGCTCGTGCTGCGCCTGACGCTCGAGCCGGCGCACGGCTTCGAGGCGCTGCTGGCGCAGGTGCGCGAAACGGTGCTGCAGGCATTCGCCAACCAGGACCTCCCGTTCGAACAGGTCGTGGCGGCCAGCGCCGGTGCGCGCCAGGCCGGCCAGACGCCGCTGTTCCAGGCCATGCTCGCGCTGCAGAACGCGCCGCAGGACGAGGTGGCGCTGGAGGCCCTGTCCGGCCGCGTGCTCGACGTGCACAACGGTGGCGCCAAATTCGACCTGACGCTCGACATCACGCCGCGCGGCGACCGCCTGGACTGCCGCTTTGAATACGATTGCGCGCTGTTCGAACGCGCCACGGTGGCGCGCTTGGCCGATAACCTGCTCACACTGCTGGCCAGCATCGTCGCCGCGCCGCAGGCACCGTTGCAAACGCTGGCATTGCTGGCGCCAGCCGAGCAGGCCTTGCTGGCACGGCTGGGCGCCGGCACGCCCGCCGGCGCCGCGCCGCTGGTGCATCGCGCATTCGAGTCCCACGCGGCACGCAACCCGGACGCCGTGGCATTGACGCACGAAGGTACCACCCTGACGTACGCCGAATTGAACGCGCGGGCCGACACGCTGGCACGCGCGCTTACGGCCGCCGGGGTGGGACCGGACAGCCGGGTGGTCCTGTATGCCGAACGCGGCATCGGATTGATCACCGGTGTGCTGGCGATCCTGAAAGCTGGCGGCGCCTACGTGCCATTCGATCCGGCGTATCCGCGCGAACGGCTGGCATACATGGCACAGGACTGCATGCCGGCGGCGCTCGTCACGGAACCGGCGCTGCTGGCCGAGGCACAGGCGCTGGGACCGGCCCTGGCGGCCGTGCCCTGCTGCCTGATCGAAGCGGGCGGCGCGCAGCCCGGCGCTGCGCCGGCGCCGGCATCGGGCGCCGCCGTTGGCCCCGGCCATCTCGCTTACATGATCTATACCTCCGGCTCGACGGGACAGCCGAAAGGCGTGCAGGTGGAACATGGCGGCCTGGCCAGCCTGGCGGCGGACCAGAACCGGGCGCTGGCGATCGGTCCCGGCAGCCGCGTGCTGCAATTCGCGTCGATCAGCTTCGATGCCAGCATCTGGGAAATCGTCATGGCGCTGGCCAGCGGCGCGGCGCTGGTTTCCGCACCGCGCGCCGCGCTGATGCCGGGCGCGCCGCTGCTCGCGTTCCTGGGCGAGCAGAACATCAGCCACGCGCTGCTGCCACCTTCGGTGCTGGCGATCATGGCTGACGACGAGCGGCTGGCGCCGATGACGTTGCTGGTGGGCGGCGAAGCCTGCCCGCCGTCCGTCGCCGCCCACTGGGGCCGGCGCCACCGTTTCGTCAACGCCTATGGTCCGAGCGAGATCACGGTCTGCGCCACGACCTGGCATTACGACGGCCGCGCCGGCGGCGCCATTCCGATCGGGCGGCCACTGGCGGGTACCCGCATCCATATCCTGGACGAGGCGGGCCAGCCGGTACCGGTCGGCGCGGTCGGCGAGATCCATATCGGCGGCGTCGGCGTGGCGCGCGGTTACCTGAACCGGCCGGACCTGACCGCACAGCGCTTCCTGGCCGAACCGGGGCACCCCGATACCCGCTTGTACCGCACCGGCGACCTGGGGCGATGGGATGCGGCCGGCATGCTGCACTATGCGGGCCGCAACGATTTCCAGGTCAAGGTACGGGGCTTCCGCATCGAGCTGGGCGAAATCGAAGCCGTGCTGCGCGCCCAGCCGGCATTGGCCGATGCCGCCGTGATCGCCCGTGCGGGGGCGGACGGCCAGCAGCGCCTGCTGGCCTATGTGGTGCCACGCGCGGATACGGCGCCCGAACCGGCGGCCCTGCGCAGCGCCTTGCTGGCACGCCTGCCGGACTACATGGTGCCTGGAGCGTTCATCGCGCTGCCGGCATTGCCGCAGACACCCAACGGCAAGCTCGATCGCGATGCGCTGCCGCTGCCCGATGACGATGCCTTGGCGCGGCAGGCTTTCGTGCCGCCGCAGGACGGCATCGAGCGGCGCCTGGCCGACATCTGGCAAGGCGTGCTCGGTGTCGCGGCGGTGGGCCGTTTCGATCACTTCTTCGAGCTGGGCGGCCACTCGCTGGCGTTGACGAAGCTCAGCTTCCTGGTGCAGGAAGCGTTCGGCGTGACGCTCAGCCTGGGTCAGCTCTACCAGCTGCAGCAGCTGGCGCAGCAGGCCGACCATATCGCCGCGGCGCTTGCCACGGCAAGCCGCAAGAAGGTGCTGGTACTGGACCTGGACGACGAGGAGGAAGCCGCATGA